Proteins from a single region of Apium graveolens cultivar Ventura chromosome 7, ASM990537v1, whole genome shotgun sequence:
- the LOC141671854 gene encoding putative F-box protein At5g55150 isoform X2, with protein sequence MAYNVNWTELPKDLVISVADRLSFLEEFFQFTAVCKSWKLATEDHKPWWLPTRAPMLLLAEEVAPGAILDDTELKQDDTDTDEDEEEDEEESYDDGWEIRYDSLKNSIGSSRGLYSLSSTKTYNIELPEAAGRLILGTNRGWLVTLGRDLKINLLHPLLRHQFSLPPMLTFLRQYEYHEDYTPLDASDQFIEKVALSSKLLNKITDVGFCCHQYTMSPIVMAVYGEHGYLGFARLGDQVWTDVSVPSRCFHDIVFHKGNFYAVNTYGDVYLCCIDDDKETGGPRGTKNASLVTEDWHQKYLVESSSGSELFLIVRYRKTKSVKQSLSTVLTYCTKNFAVWKLDLKYHDSLEVPSCTLTEEKNLGNEAIFVGRASSLSVSSSEIIKPNSIYFTDDYCELYLRTGGGHDMGIFDMERRTIEPHFPGKSIHPISPPLWCI encoded by the coding sequence ATGGCTTATAATGTTAATTGGACTGAGCTTCCTAAGGATCTTGTTATAAGTGTTGCAGATAGGTTAAGTTTTTTAGAGGAGTTTTTTCAATTTACTGCTGTTTGTAAGTCATGGAAATTAGCCACCGAAGATCACAAGCCATGGTGGCTGCCTACGAGGGCTCCGATGCTTCTTCTCGCTGAAGAAGTTGCCCCTGGTGCTATACTTGACGATACTGAATTAAAACAAGATGATACGGACACTGacgaagatgaagaagaagatgaagaagaatCTTATGACGATGGCTGGGAAATCAGATACGATAGTTTAAAGAATTCAATAGGTAGTAGCCGTGGTTTATATAGCCTTTCATCAACGAAAACATATAATATCGAGTTACCAGAAGCTGCTGGAAGGCTAATATTAGGGACTAACAGAGGATGGTTGGTAACGCTAGGCAGAGATTTGAAAATCAATCTTCTACATCCTCTTTTGAGGCACCAATTCTCCCTTCCGCCCATGCTTACGTTTCTTAGGCAGTATGAATACCATGAAGACTACACTCCTCTAGATGCTAGTGACCAGTTTATTGAAAAAGTTGCCTTATCTTCTAAATTACTAAACAAAATTACAGATGTCGGATTTTGTTGTCACCAATATACTATGTCACCAATTGTAATGGCTGTCTATGGAGAGCATGGTTATTTAGGTTTTGCTAGATTGGGAGACCAAGTGTGGACGGATGTCAGTGTTCCTTCTCGCTGCTTCCACGATATTGTTTTCCACAAAGGAAATTTCTATGCAGTAAACACTTACGGAGATGTATATCTGTGTTGTATTGACGATGACAAAGAGACTGGAGGGCCTAGGGGCACAAAAAATGCATCTCTCGTAACTGAGGATTGGCACCAGAAGTACTTGGTTGAATCATCGTCAGGATCGGAGCTTTTTCTAATCGTGCGCTACAGGAAAACTAAAAGTGTCAAACAATCTCTAAGCACAGTACTTACGTATTGTACAAAGAATTTTGCCGTATGGAAGTTGGATTTAAAATATCACGATTCTCTTGAAGTTCCTTCTTGTACTCTGACTGAAGAGAAGAACTTGGGAAATGAGGCAATATTCGTTGGTAGAGCTTCATCGTTATCTGTATCATCATCAGAAATCATAAAGCCCAACTCCATTTACTTTACAGATGACTACTGCGAACTCTACTTGCGTACAGGAGGTGGCCATGATATGGGGATCTTCGACATGGAGCGTCGAACCATTGAACCTCACTTTCCAGGAAAATCCATTCATCCCATCTCTCCTCCGCTATGGTGCATCTGA
- the LOC141671854 gene encoding putative F-box protein At5g55150 isoform X1 → MAYSVNWTELPKDLVVSVAHRLSFLEEFFQFTAVCKSWKSATEAHKPLCLPMRYPLLLLAEEVAPGAIRFDGVYDQDYSDTDTDEDKDEDEDVGEKEDFDTIFLRWKASYDYLKNSIGSSRGLYSLLSMKTYNIELPEAAGRLILGTNKGWLVTLGRDLQINLLHPLLRHQVSLPPMLTFPRQYRYHEGYTPEEATDQFIQKVAMSSRLLTCNTDVSLCQHRSTPSPIVMAVYGASGFLGFARLGDKVWTDVNVPSRSFHDIIYHDGSFYAVDHRGDVYVCCIDNDKERGPRGTKIASLECDSLDQKYLVEPLSGSGLLLVVRYNKIKQIEHNIGIEVKYGTTDFVVWRLDLKYSDSVETPSCTLTEVNNLGNEAIFVGRASSLSVSSSEIVRPNSIYFTDDNSEAYYRIGGGHDMGIFDIERGTIEPHFHGNSIHPISPPLWYI, encoded by the coding sequence ATGGCTTATAGTGTCAATTGGACTGAGCTTCCTAAGGACCTTGTTGTAAGTGTTGCACATAGGTTGAGTTTTTTAGAGGAGTTTTTTCAATTTACTGCTGTTTGTAAGTCATGGAAATCAGCCACCGAGGCTCACAAGCCGTTATGTCTGCCCATGAGGTATCCCCTGCTTCTTCTTGCTGAAGAAGTTGCACCGGGTGCTATTCGTTTTGATGGTGTATATGACCAAGATTATAGTGACACCGACACCGATGAAGATAaagatgaagatgaggatgttgGTGAAAAAGAAGATTTTGACACCATTTTTTTGCGATGGAAAGCGAGTTATGATTATTTGAAGAATTCAATCGGCAGTAGTCGTGGTTTATACAGTCTACTATCGATGAAAACATATAATATTGAGTTACCAGAAGCTGCCGGAAGACTAATATTAGGGACAAATAAAGGATGGCTGGTCACGCTAGGTAGAGATTTACAAATTAATCTTTTGCATCCTCTTTTGAGGCATCAAGTCTCACTACCACCCATGCTTACGTTTCCTAGGCAGTATAGGTACCATGAAGGCTACACTCCTGAAGAAGCCACTGACCAGTTTATCCAAAAAGTTGCTATGTCTTCTAGATTACTAACGTGCAATACAGATGTCAGTTTATGTCAGCATCGCTCTACTCCTTCACCAATTGTAATGGCTGTCTATGGAGCATCAGGTTTCTTGGGTTTTGCTAGATTGGGAGACAAAGTGTGGACTGATGTCAACGTTCCTTCTCGCTCCTTTCATGACATTATTTACCACGACGGAAGCTTTTATGCGGTGGACCATCGGGGGGATGTATACGTGTGTTGCATTGACAATGATAAAGAGAGAGGGCCTAGGGGCACAAAAATTGCGTCTCTTGAATGTGATTCTCTTGACCAAAAATATTTGGTTGAACCATTATCGGGATCTGGTTTGTTGTTAGTTGTGCGCTACAACAAGATTAAGCAAATTGAACATAATATCGGAATAGAAGTCAAGTACGGTACAACTGATTTTGTAGTGTGGAGGTTGGACCTAAAATATAGTGATTCTGTTGAAACTCCATCATGTACTTTGACTGAAGTCAATAACTTGGGGAATGAGGCAATATTCGTTGGCAGAGCTTCATCGTTATCTGTATCATCATCGGAGATTGTAAGGCCAAACTCCATTTACTTTACAGATGACAACTCGGAAGCCTATTATCGTATAGGAGGTGGCCACGATATGGGCATCTTTGACATTGAGCGGGGAACCATTGAACCTCATTTTCATGGGAATTCCATCCATCCTATCTCTCCTCCACTTTGGTACATCTGA